A DNA window from Streptococcus sp. LPB0220 contains the following coding sequences:
- a CDS encoding CocE/NonD family hydrolase yields MKKKTMVSIVASSLLIAPMVLHQVAAADEQTEELAPSTEVVHAPSTEARPTTSDASTVTSEEAVSSNEASLDRTAVANQAAPATEEHTRQSEPTVPVAIPAATNREATPQSAPPSEAPATAQDLAKVTGSTLAADQASKELTVQDAVNGLLQWAATDPSQLGQSQADRERFAKSLGLIEKSDDLTRKVSQPELAKMYETAKKLYDAYRAEKKSPLFLNGRAQPIFPYTTGEKADQDYKYEDSQIVRFPVYVETDYDTDADGKPDLVKAIVQLPKAVAQGDFKAATILEARPYVAGTLDENYVTLESLGLPTDGSYDMKKLHSQPAKRQPVSSETTVEAAKKAKASDWYYYSPYEYIYDYEDLNWYDYFLVRGYAFISSAGLGTKGSEGFNTTGSDLEINAFKNIIEWVNGKRKAYTDKTSNVEIKADWATGNVAMTGLSWAGTTTFGVAATGVEGLKTIVPAAGIASWYDYFNSQGTQFGNAPYSDLSWLSLYVSTRMLDQDDWAGIWQNYANYINQLNKDQYAHDRNYSDVWKERDYTLHPENLKTSALIVHGLNDDNVKTKHFELMYDALKKAGQDVKLYLHQGDHVYPAAMSRGYGITAKGQDFYDLLNTWLTHYLYGVDNHVESLPAVLAQNNYDPSKWTSYDNWKSSQRLFLNAQSKRLEETISSDYAAAGVEIANRNETVSKASSKANLTFVSDVTEDTTIKGHIPVHFKAAVAKGQGKNFQLNALLVDVADEDFDVVGNGSVKQDKTADGFWMGSNLSNLSVAEYETIKTKYKVIAKGWINLANPESGYDSASSRASIEPKVGEYHDYTVYLQPNLYTVKKGHKLALVFNTYDPSDLTVEHPYEVTFKTDSIQAAIPIVEKTRAQKAAYVPSATDTDYAKLPEIEGAALVAPEVHYKEEYRLPSPEHLVQPSQTLPEKDGQMQTGSARQEQSHLTLAVSYGPQFVSQGFVEDPQEVTPAVGGEQVDHTLPQTGSKDHALGLLGMISLTASSLIFWRKKREDA; encoded by the coding sequence ATGAAAAAGAAAACAATGGTTTCCATTGTCGCATCGAGCTTACTGATCGCGCCGATGGTCTTGCATCAAGTAGCAGCAGCAGATGAGCAGACAGAAGAGCTAGCCCCATCGACAGAAGTGGTCCATGCTCCATCTACTGAAGCAAGACCGACAACAAGTGACGCAAGTACTGTCACTAGTGAAGAAGCTGTAAGTTCAAATGAGGCATCACTGGATCGGACGGCAGTTGCAAATCAAGCAGCACCTGCTACAGAAGAACACACAAGACAAAGTGAGCCTACGGTCCCAGTAGCAATTCCAGCAGCAACAAATAGGGAAGCTACACCTCAATCCGCTCCTCCTTCAGAAGCTCCGGCAACAGCCCAGGATTTGGCCAAGGTCACAGGTAGCACCCTTGCAGCGGATCAGGCCTCTAAAGAGTTGACGGTCCAAGATGCTGTTAATGGCTTGCTTCAATGGGCAGCAACAGATCCTAGCCAATTGGGCCAAAGCCAAGCAGATCGCGAACGCTTTGCCAAGAGTTTAGGCTTGATTGAAAAATCTGATGATCTGACTCGTAAGGTTAGTCAGCCAGAATTGGCCAAGATGTATGAAACAGCTAAGAAACTCTACGATGCCTACCGGGCTGAAAAGAAAAGTCCTCTCTTTTTAAATGGTCGTGCCCAGCCTATTTTCCCTTATACGACGGGAGAAAAAGCAGACCAAGACTACAAATATGAGGACAGTCAAATTGTTCGCTTCCCTGTCTATGTCGAAACGGACTACGATACCGATGCAGATGGCAAGCCTGACTTAGTCAAAGCCATTGTTCAATTACCAAAAGCCGTAGCACAAGGCGATTTTAAGGCAGCCACTATTCTCGAAGCGCGCCCTTACGTAGCGGGGACGCTCGATGAAAACTACGTGACCCTTGAAAGTCTGGGGCTTCCAACGGATGGTAGCTACGACATGAAGAAACTGCACAGCCAACCTGCAAAGAGACAGCCAGTAAGCAGTGAAACAACAGTAGAAGCAGCCAAAAAAGCCAAGGCTTCGGATTGGTATTACTACAGTCCCTACGAGTATATCTATGACTACGAAGATCTCAACTGGTACGACTATTTCTTGGTCAGAGGCTATGCCTTTATCTCTAGTGCTGGGCTTGGTACCAAGGGATCAGAAGGATTTAATACAACAGGATCTGATCTCGAAATCAATGCCTTCAAGAATATTATCGAATGGGTCAATGGCAAGCGCAAGGCCTACACCGATAAGACTAGCAATGTCGAAATCAAGGCAGACTGGGCAACAGGAAATGTCGCAATGACCGGTCTCTCTTGGGCTGGAACCACGACCTTTGGTGTGGCGGCAACAGGCGTAGAAGGCCTAAAGACCATCGTTCCAGCTGCTGGGATTGCCTCTTGGTATGATTATTTCAATAGCCAAGGGACCCAATTTGGCAATGCACCTTATAGTGATCTTTCGTGGCTCTCCCTCTACGTTAGCACTCGGATGCTGGATCAAGACGACTGGGCAGGGATTTGGCAAAACTATGCCAACTACATCAACCAATTGAACAAGGACCAGTATGCACATGATCGCAACTACAGTGATGTCTGGAAGGAGAGGGATTATACCCTTCATCCGGAAAATCTCAAGACCAGCGCGCTGATTGTCCATGGCTTGAATGATGACAATGTCAAAACCAAACACTTTGAACTCATGTACGATGCCCTCAAGAAAGCGGGCCAAGATGTCAAGCTCTATCTCCACCAAGGAGACCACGTCTATCCAGCTGCTATGTCCCGTGGATACGGCATCACTGCCAAGGGCCAAGATTTCTATGACCTACTCAATACTTGGCTGACCCATTACCTCTATGGTGTGGACAATCACGTCGAAAGCTTGCCAGCGGTTCTAGCTCAAAACAACTATGATCCAAGTAAGTGGACCAGCTATGATAACTGGAAGAGCAGTCAACGTCTCTTCTTGAATGCTCAGTCGAAACGCTTGGAAGAAACCATTTCAAGTGACTATGCGGCTGCGGGTGTTGAGATCGCTAATCGTAATGAAACAGTCAGCAAAGCCTCTTCTAAGGCTAATCTGACCTTTGTTTCTGATGTCACTGAGGACACTACGATCAAGGGCCACATTCCCGTTCATTTCAAGGCAGCTGTTGCCAAAGGTCAAGGAAAGAATTTCCAACTCAATGCCCTCTTGGTAGACGTGGCAGATGAGGACTTTGACGTGGTAGGAAATGGTAGCGTCAAGCAAGATAAAACAGCAGACGGTTTCTGGATGGGAAGCAATTTAAGCAACTTATCTGTAGCCGAATACGAAACCATCAAGACCAAGTACAAGGTCATCGCAAAAGGGTGGATCAACCTGGCTAACCCTGAGTCTGGCTACGATTCAGCAAGCTCACGAGCTAGCATCGAGCCAAAAGTTGGGGAATACCACGATTACACGGTTTATCTCCAACCAAATCTCTATACGGTTAAGAAAGGTCACAAGTTAGCTCTAGTCTTTAACACCTATGACCCGTCTGATTTAACGGTGGAGCATCCCTATGAAGTGACCTTCAAGACAGATTCTATCCAGGCTGCGATTCCAATTGTTGAAAAGACCCGCGCCCAAAAGGCAGCCTATGTACCAAGTGCAACAGATACTGACTATGCGAAATTGCCAGAAATAGAAGGAGCTGCTCTAGTCGCTCCAGAAGTGCACTACAAGGAAGAATATAGGCTTCCAAGTCCAGAACACCTTGTCCAACCAAGCCAAACTCTTCCTGAAAAAGATGGACAGATGCAAACAGGATCAGCAAGACAAGAGCAATCTCATCTTACACTAGCTGTATCTTATGGACCTCAATTTGTTTCACAAGGATTTGTAGAAGATCCTCAAGAAGTGACTCCTGCAGTAGGAGGAGAGCAGGTAGACCATACCCTTCCTCAAACAGGGAGCAAAGACCATGCTCTGGGTCTCTTAGGTATGATCAGTCTAACAGCTTCTAGCCTCATCTTTTGGCGCAAAAAGAGAGAAGATGCCTAA
- a CDS encoding peptide ABC transporter substrate-binding protein: protein MKKRNVIALAGVALLSAGILAACSGGSKSSSSSNGQKFSYVYETEPENLNYITSGKAATHDITGNLIDGLFENDKYGNLIPSLAKDWTVSQDGLTYTYKLRDDAKWYDSEGEEYADVTAKDFVTGIKYAADNKSEMLYIIQDSIKGLNDYVSGKNKDFSAVGVKAVDDHTLQITLNQPESYWNSKLTLGITFPVNEKFVKSKGDKFAQASDTSSLLYNGPYILKSFTSKSSIEMTKNENYWDKDKVYISDVKLEFYDGQDQSKLAKSFGENALSLAKLFPTGSGYSEQAKEFKDEITYTPQDAASYVIGTNIDRQSYKHTAKKTDEEKQSTKKALLNKDFRQAISFAFNREAYAAQLNGKDGASKIIRNLYIPPTFVQADGKTFGEMVKTQLDTYGDEWKSTKLDDGQNGLFDAKKAKEEFAKAKTALEAEGVKFPIHIDMPVDQTTPSRVQRVQSFKQSVEEALGKENVIIDIQMLSKEDLQNVTLFAPNAAGEDWDLSDNVGWSPDYQDPSTYMDILKASSGENTKTFLGFDPSENNEAAKKVGLYDFEKMIKDAGAETQDVNKRYEKYAAAQAWLTDSALVMPTSSSTGRPFLTRIEPFSAPFAWTGGKGKDHVIYKGMKLQDKAVTSADYNKALEKWQKEQAESNKKAQEDLKKHVK from the coding sequence ATGAAAAAAAGAAATGTCATTGCACTTGCGGGAGTTGCCCTCCTTTCAGCAGGTATCCTAGCAGCTTGTTCGGGTGGTTCTAAATCATCTAGCTCAAGCAACGGTCAAAAATTCTCATATGTCTATGAGACTGAGCCAGAAAACCTAAACTATATCACATCTGGTAAAGCAGCAACCCACGATATCACTGGAAACTTGATTGATGGTTTGTTTGAAAATGATAAATACGGGAACTTGATTCCATCTCTTGCAAAAGATTGGACAGTTTCGCAAGATGGCTTGACTTATACTTATAAACTTCGTGACGATGCTAAATGGTATGATTCAGAAGGCGAAGAGTATGCGGATGTAACAGCTAAAGATTTCGTCACAGGGATCAAATATGCGGCTGATAACAAATCAGAAATGCTCTACATCATCCAAGATTCTATCAAAGGCTTGAATGACTACGTCAGTGGTAAAAATAAAGATTTCTCAGCTGTAGGAGTAAAAGCAGTTGATGATCATACCCTTCAAATCACTTTGAACCAACCAGAATCTTACTGGAACTCTAAATTGACTCTTGGGATCACTTTCCCTGTCAACGAAAAATTCGTGAAATCAAAAGGGGATAAATTCGCTCAAGCAAGTGATACTAGCTCCCTTCTTTACAATGGTCCTTACATCTTGAAGAGCTTTACTTCAAAATCTTCTATCGAAATGACCAAGAATGAAAACTACTGGGATAAAGACAAGGTCTACATCTCAGATGTGAAATTGGAATTCTACGATGGACAAGACCAAAGTAAATTGGCTAAATCATTCGGTGAAAATGCTCTTAGCTTAGCTAAACTCTTCCCAACTGGATCTGGATACTCAGAGCAAGCTAAAGAATTCAAAGACGAAATCACCTACACTCCTCAAGATGCTGCTTCTTATGTTATTGGTACCAACATCGACCGTCAATCTTACAAACACACAGCTAAGAAAACCGATGAAGAAAAACAATCTACTAAGAAAGCTCTCTTGAACAAGGACTTCCGTCAAGCGATCAGCTTTGCCTTCAACCGTGAAGCGTATGCTGCTCAATTGAACGGAAAAGACGGAGCAAGCAAGATCATCCGTAACCTCTACATTCCACCAACATTTGTCCAAGCTGATGGTAAGACCTTCGGTGAAATGGTAAAAACACAATTGGATACCTATGGAGATGAGTGGAAATCTACTAAACTAGATGATGGTCAAAACGGTCTCTTCGATGCGAAGAAAGCGAAGGAAGAGTTTGCAAAAGCGAAGACTGCCTTGGAAGCAGAAGGTGTGAAATTCCCAATTCACATCGATATGCCTGTGGACCAAACCACTCCATCAAGAGTTCAACGGGTGCAATCTTTCAAACAATCAGTTGAAGAAGCGCTTGGTAAAGAAAATGTCATCATCGATATCCAAATGCTTTCGAAAGAAGACCTTCAAAATGTGACCCTCTTTGCGCCAAATGCGGCTGGCGAAGACTGGGATCTCTCTGATAATGTTGGATGGAGCCCTGACTACCAAGACCCATCAACTTACATGGATATCTTGAAAGCTTCATCTGGTGAAAATACTAAGACTTTCCTTGGATTTGACCCAAGTGAAAACAATGAAGCAGCTAAAAAAGTTGGTCTGTACGACTTTGAAAAGATGATCAAAGATGCTGGTGCAGAAACACAAGACGTCAACAAACGCTATGAAAAATATGCGGCTGCGCAAGCTTGGTTGACTGATAGCGCCCTCGTTATGCCAACTTCTTCATCAACTGGACGTCCATTCTTGACACGTATCGAACCATTCTCAGCTCCATTTGCATGGACTGGTGGTAAAGGAAAAGACCACGTGATCTACAAAGGAATGAAACTCCAAGACAAAGCTGTGACAAGTGCTGATTACAACAAAGCCCTTGAAAAATGGCAAAAAGAACAAGCAGAGTCAAATAAAAAAGCACAAGAAGATCTTAAGAAACACGTCAAATAA